A segment of the Streptomyces sp. NBC_00376 genome:
CGAACCTACCCGTCACTCGTTCCTGAAATCCAAGACGTTCGCGCCGGTCGGGCGGTTGCCCGCGCGGCCTGTGAGCCGGCTGTGAACGGGCTGCGAGCAACTGCTCGGTGCCGTTCCTGCGTTCATGGTCAATGACGGCGCTGACAACCGGGCGGGACGGCGGGGCGGAAGCCGTGGGACGGCGGGGCGGTCACTCCACGGGCCCGCTCCGGCTGCTCTCCCCCGTGACCAGGGCTGATACTGACCATGCAGAGCGATGACGGGCGACCCCCGGAAGGCGAGTGACCATGAAGCTCATACAGCTGATCCTGAACATCCTGTGGGTGGTGTTCTGCGGGATCTGGATGGCCCTCGGGTACGTCGTCGCCGCGATCATCTGCTTCGTGCTGATCGTGACGATTCCGTTCGGCATCGCTTCCCTGCGGATCGCCGGTTACGTGCTGTGGCCGTTCGGGCGGACGACCGTGGAGCGGCCCGACGCGGGGGCGCCCTCCTTCGTCGGCAATGTGATCTGGCTCGTCTTCGCCGGGTGGTGGCTCGCGCTGGGGCACCTGATCACCAGCATCCCGCTGTTCGTGTCGATCATCGGTATCCCCTTCGGCTGGGCGAACCTGAAGATGATCCCGATCTCGCTCATGCCGCTGGGCCGCGAGGTCGTCCCGAGCGACGAGGCCTTCGGAGCCCGCTGAGCGGCTTCAGGCGCGGGGGCGAGCGTC
Coding sequences within it:
- a CDS encoding YccF domain-containing protein, with protein sequence MKLIQLILNILWVVFCGIWMALGYVVAAIICFVLIVTIPFGIASLRIAGYVLWPFGRTTVERPDAGAPSFVGNVIWLVFAGWWLALGHLITSIPLFVSIIGIPFGWANLKMIPISLMPLGREVVPSDEAFGAR